In Dromaius novaehollandiae isolate bDroNov1 chromosome 2, bDroNov1.hap1, whole genome shotgun sequence, one DNA window encodes the following:
- the CHST9 gene encoding carbohydrate sulfotransferase 9 isoform X2, with amino-acid sequence MVASGGTHSQGKADPFAVVAVSLASQLFDQQKKTESFLSQFREVYLPPAMRPLNKSLIKGDKWKDVDGVQEKRRSFLHGFCKEYNSRKKLRTHLVHVVSRIYVEDRHKILYCEVPKAGCSNWKRVLMVLNGLAASAHNISHDDVHYGKHLKKLDSYDLKGIYTRLNTYTKTIFVRDPMERLVSAFRDKFEHPNSYYHPVFGKAIIKKYRQNANEEALKTGSGVKFKEFIQYLLDSHRPVGMDIHWEQVSKLCYPCLINYDFIGKFETLEEDANYFLQLVGAPAELKFPNFKDRHSSDERTNAEVVRQYLKKLSKQERQLTYDFYYLDYLMFNYTLPVV; translated from the coding sequence ATGGTGGCCTCGGGGGGCACGCATTCGCAGGGGAAGGCTGACCCTTTTGCTGTGGTAGCTGTCTCCTTGGCAAGCCAGCTGTTTGACCAGCAGAAGAAGACCGAGTCGTTTCTCAGCCAGTTCAGAGAGGTGTATTTACCCCCTGCAATGCGCCCTTTAAACAAGAGTTTAATCAAGGGAGACAAGTGGAAGGATGTTGATGGTGTCCAGGAAAAACGCAGATCCTTCCTTCATGGCTTCTGTAAAGAATATAACAGCAGGAAGAAGCTGCGAACCCACCTTGTGCATGTGGTGTCAAGGATTTATGTGGAGGATAGACACAAGATCCTGTACTGTGAAGTGCCTAAAGCAGGCTGCTCCAACTGGAAGAGAGTTCTCATGGTGCTCAATGGACTTGCCGCTTCAGCACACAACATTTCTCATGATGATGTGCACTATGGTAAGCATCTAAAGAAACTAGACAGTTATGACCTAAAAGGGATATACACACGTTTGAACACTTACACTAAGACTATATTTGTACGTGATCCAATGGAAAGACTGGTATCTGCATTCAGGGATAAATTTGAACATCCAAACAGCTATTACCATCCAGTATTTGGGAAGGCAATAATTAAGAAATACAGGCAAAATGCAAATGAAGAGGCATTGAAAACAGGATCAGGAGTTAAGTTCAAAGAGTTTATCCAGTATTTGTTAGATTCCCATCGACCAGTAGGAATGGACATACACTGGGAGCAAGTTAGTAAGCTGTGCTATCCCTGTCTCATCAACTATGATTTTATAGGAAAGTTTGAAACCCTGGAAGAAGATGCCAATTACTTCTTGCAGCTGGTAGGTGCCCCAGCTGAGCTGAAGTTTCCTAATTTCAAAGACCGACATTCCTCTGATGAAAGAACAAATGCAGAAGTAGTGAGGCAATACTTAAAGAAATTGTCTAAGCAGGAGAGACAGCTGACCTATGACTTCTACTACTTAGATTACTTAATGTTCAATTATACATTACCAGTTGTATAG